A region from the Cystobacter ferrugineus genome encodes:
- a CDS encoding type VI immunity family protein produces MPPIPRLRIHHPKVGALILRESLSICFYLSLSHQDIAKHVRRALEFYLHTVGPKALAWYPDEHGDFWELDDKGWEGVQHKLRDEGGGIVELMDRPDAISGYQFEYRGRTIDPAFPREVCAMAFWLPTEFMEEHGPGPVQELALGLGTFLPFCSGHAGLSLHRLGRTPGFQALCSSYPGMDRTEVGHLSWNLGTRINGIHWMNFLGPPVLGELGGASALRSRLSSPGTTVRELGDERAVVTLGDGPDAGDTGQAPALPAYRELARVLEPWLYHESYIKDEFTPEELLRWERRFLD; encoded by the coding sequence ATGCCTCCAATTCCCAGACTCAGAATCCACCATCCGAAAGTGGGTGCTCTCATCCTCCGGGAGAGCTTGAGCATCTGCTTTTATCTTTCGCTCTCTCATCAGGACATCGCGAAACACGTCAGACGAGCCCTGGAGTTCTACCTTCACACGGTCGGACCCAAAGCACTAGCTTGGTATCCGGATGAGCACGGAGATTTCTGGGAACTTGACGACAAGGGATGGGAGGGTGTGCAGCACAAGCTCCGCGACGAAGGTGGCGGCATCGTCGAGTTGATGGATAGACCCGATGCGATCAGCGGGTACCAGTTCGAGTATCGAGGAAGGACGATAGATCCAGCCTTCCCGCGCGAAGTGTGCGCCATGGCCTTCTGGCTACCAACGGAGTTCATGGAAGAGCACGGCCCAGGCCCTGTGCAGGAATTGGCCCTGGGACTGGGCACCTTCCTCCCCTTCTGCTCCGGACACGCGGGACTCTCCCTCCATCGCCTGGGCAGAACCCCTGGATTCCAAGCCCTGTGCTCCAGCTACCCTGGAATGGATAGGACCGAGGTCGGGCACCTGTCCTGGAACCTGGGCACTCGCATCAATGGCATCCACTGGATGAACTTCCTGGGCCCACCGGTGCTCGGGGAACTGGGAGGTGCGAGCGCGCTCCGCTCCCGTCTCTCCTCTCCGGGAACCACCGTGCGGGAACTGGGTGACGAACGCGCCGTCGTCACCTTGGGAGACGGCCCTGATGCCGGAGACACCGGGCAGGCCCCCGCGCTCCCGGCGTACCGGGAACTCGCGCGCGTCCTCGAGCCCTGGCTCTACCATGAGTCCTACATCAAGGACGAATTCACCCCCGAGGAGCTGCTCCGCTGGGAACGTCGCTTCCTGGACTGA